Proteins co-encoded in one Christiangramia fulva genomic window:
- a CDS encoding DUF6730 family protein — translation MKKLDEIMELMADEMADFKNALIKLEALSKELNDMSIPISTTAIDKNLKDFLRNQKEANNEKEELLKGITTQLKQSSLIPKYILLLFGSCLLIMLIMFGYFIYSDKIEEAQRFEIYRAVSESELESYQFYFSENSKIKEVYCKWLEQSYK, via the coding sequence ATGAAAAAGCTGGATGAAATTATGGAACTAATGGCCGATGAAATGGCCGATTTTAAAAATGCCCTTATAAAACTAGAAGCATTATCAAAAGAGCTTAATGATATGAGCATTCCGATAAGTACTACAGCTATAGATAAGAACCTTAAAGATTTTCTTAGAAACCAGAAGGAAGCCAATAATGAAAAAGAGGAGTTACTTAAGGGTATTACTACTCAATTAAAGCAAAGCAGTCTTATTCCAAAATATATTCTACTTCTTTTTGGCAGCTGTTTACTAATAATGCTAATCATGTTCGGTTACTTTATCTATTCTGACAAAATTGAAGAAGCGCAGCGATTTGAAATTTACCGGGCAGTTTCTGAATCAGAGTTAGAATCCTATCAATTTTATTTTTCTGAAAATTCCAAGATCAAAGAAGTGTATTGCAAATGGCTGGAACAATCCTATAAGTAG
- a CDS encoding glycosyl hydrolase, whose amino-acid sequence MKKLIITLGILFSTICCFAQKPVNPNASEEARDLLNYIYSLDGKILSGQHSYNESPDEFYDLAYNITGKYPSILGTDFYWNGKTDPGPRTVQAAIENHKKGAIITLMWHVGRPGDDPPYGWSTSVQNEFNDKKWQELMEPGTKIHIKWLEQVDNLASHLIELQKAGVPVLWRPYHEMNGVWFWWGNNPEGYKKLWKMLYDRLTNYHKLNNLIWVWNANAPRDIPFDEAYDYLDFYPGADYVDVLATDVYHYDYEQKDYESLLELADGKPIALGEVGELPKTNILEKQPKWSWFMVWSNWLTTANSKERVKEIYNFSKTINRDGIKN is encoded by the coding sequence ATGAAAAAGCTAATTATTACTCTGGGTATTTTGTTTTCCACAATTTGCTGTTTCGCCCAGAAACCGGTTAATCCCAATGCTTCCGAGGAAGCCCGAGATTTACTGAATTATATTTATTCATTGGACGGTAAAATTTTATCGGGACAGCACAGCTATAACGAATCACCCGATGAGTTTTACGATCTAGCGTATAACATTACCGGAAAATACCCTTCCATTTTGGGAACCGATTTTTACTGGAATGGTAAGACAGATCCCGGTCCTCGCACCGTACAGGCAGCCATTGAAAATCATAAAAAAGGAGCCATCATTACCCTGATGTGGCATGTTGGAAGGCCAGGTGATGATCCTCCCTACGGTTGGAGTACTAGCGTACAGAATGAATTTAACGATAAAAAATGGCAAGAGCTGATGGAGCCGGGAACCAAAATTCATATCAAATGGCTTGAGCAGGTAGATAACCTCGCTTCCCATCTCATAGAATTGCAAAAGGCAGGCGTACCGGTATTGTGGAGACCTTACCATGAGATGAACGGAGTCTGGTTTTGGTGGGGGAATAATCCCGAAGGCTACAAAAAACTCTGGAAAATGCTTTATGACAGGCTTACCAATTATCATAAACTTAATAATTTGATTTGGGTGTGGAATGCCAATGCGCCGCGGGACATTCCTTTTGATGAGGCCTACGATTACCTCGATTTTTATCCAGGAGCAGACTATGTGGATGTCCTTGCAACCGATGTTTATCATTACGATTATGAGCAAAAAGATTATGAGTCTTTGCTCGAACTTGCCGATGGGAAACCAATAGCGCTGGGGGAAGTAGGCGAATTGCCTAAAACCAATATTTTGGAGAAGCAGCCAAAATGGTCGTGGTTCATGGTCTGGTCCAACTGGCTTACAACTGCTAACAGCAAGGAGCGTGTAAAAGAGATTTATAATTTTTCTAAGACGATAAACAGGGATGGAATTAAAAATTAG
- a CDS encoding relaxase/mobilization nuclease domain-containing protein, producing MIGKGQSISRTQASIAYGWNQEKEAEVVLKEHLAGDTPKQIAEEFQIIQSQNERCIKNTLSFVVSPTIKDGKELSHKDLEKIAQRFINEMKLQNHQAIGFVHKDKQHTHIHIYANRISLTGQTYRDNFIGKRSQIAADNVAKQLGLTRVREVQQEKIQELKWQRLVIQKHHQQVMETRPKSLDEYIDKMKACKVKVIPSINKSNQLQGFRFEYKGANLKGSEVHRSMSGSKLIAEISQNNSYTRLREVPQTLKLLNNTVELSTNMAGKIAKDLAKQVIKRGLDTGLGMGY from the coding sequence ATGATCGGAAAGGGGCAATCCATATCAAGAACCCAGGCGTCTATAGCCTATGGCTGGAACCAGGAGAAAGAGGCGGAAGTGGTACTCAAAGAACACCTTGCGGGTGATACTCCCAAACAAATCGCTGAAGAATTCCAGATCATTCAATCTCAGAATGAGAGGTGCATTAAAAACACCTTAAGTTTTGTGGTGAGTCCTACCATCAAAGATGGTAAAGAATTAAGCCATAAAGACCTGGAGAAAATTGCCCAACGATTTATAAATGAAATGAAACTTCAGAACCACCAGGCCATAGGTTTTGTACATAAGGACAAGCAGCACACTCATATTCATATCTATGCCAATCGAATTAGTCTAACCGGGCAAACCTATAGAGACAATTTTATTGGCAAACGAAGCCAGATCGCAGCAGATAATGTTGCCAAACAACTAGGTCTAACCCGGGTAAGGGAAGTACAACAGGAAAAAATCCAGGAATTAAAATGGCAACGTCTTGTCATACAAAAGCATCATCAACAGGTGATGGAAACCAGGCCGAAATCACTGGATGAATATATCGATAAAATGAAGGCTTGTAAGGTAAAGGTCATACCCAGTATCAACAAATCGAACCAGCTGCAGGGGTTTCGGTTCGAGTATAAAGGAGCCAATTTAAAAGGAAGCGAAGTACACCGATCTATGAGCGGTAGTAAACTGATCGCTGAGATTTCCCAGAATAATAGTTACACTAGACTCCGAGAAGTCCCTCAAACTTTAAAATTGCTAAATAATACTGTCGAACTTAGCACGAACATGGCTGGTAAAATAGCTAAAGATCTGGCCAAGCAGGTGATCAAGAGAGGCCTTGATACCGGACTGGGTATGGGATATTAA
- a CDS encoding toprim domain-containing protein encodes MRARKLTCEKARNICIVDTLAKLGHFPSRRTEKEAWFLSPLRSETQASFKVSLKLNRWYDFGIGKGGNVIDLVCQVCDCSVGEALEYLSDELPIYNFQGSVSDTSTKKSRNTIIKVKTITQSHLKKYVRSRGISLEVARTYCKEVWYESHGKTYYAIGLQNKKGGWELRNLYSKTSSSPKTYTYLQKKKENLIVCEGMFDLLSIAEVYPKEIESTDIIVLNSLSFLPRIISCFKKYKSVDLYLDNDKPGKKNTTELLKHYHHIKDQSHRYKNHKDLNEKLTCGHQISTA; translated from the coding sequence ATGAGAGCGCGAAAACTAACCTGTGAAAAAGCCCGCAATATTTGCATTGTGGACACGCTGGCAAAACTGGGGCACTTTCCCAGTAGGAGAACGGAGAAAGAAGCCTGGTTCCTGAGTCCCCTTCGGTCAGAAACACAGGCCTCTTTCAAAGTGTCTTTGAAACTGAATCGATGGTATGACTTCGGAATTGGCAAAGGTGGCAACGTCATTGACCTGGTTTGCCAAGTATGCGATTGCTCGGTTGGTGAAGCCCTGGAGTACCTGTCCGACGAATTACCGATTTACAACTTTCAGGGTTCTGTATCCGATACTTCTACAAAGAAGAGCAGAAATACCATCATCAAAGTCAAAACGATCACCCAAAGTCACCTAAAGAAGTATGTGCGATCCAGAGGTATTTCCCTAGAAGTAGCCAGAACCTATTGCAAGGAAGTTTGGTATGAATCTCACGGGAAAACCTATTACGCCATAGGACTTCAGAATAAAAAAGGTGGCTGGGAACTTCGCAACCTCTATTCTAAAACCTCCAGCTCCCCTAAAACTTATACGTATCTCCAAAAGAAAAAAGAAAACCTGATTGTTTGCGAAGGAATGTTTGATCTGTTATCCATTGCTGAAGTTTATCCGAAGGAAATAGAAAGTACTGATATCATCGTTTTAAACTCACTTTCATTTTTACCCCGGATTATCTCATGTTTTAAGAAGTACAAATCGGTGGATCTCTATCTGGATAATGATAAACCCGGAAAGAAAAATACCACCGAATTACTAAAGCATTATCACCATATAAAAGACCAAAGTCATCGCTATAAAAACCATAAAGACCTCAATGAAAAACTAACTTGTGGACACCAAATTTCCACAGCCTAA
- a CDS encoding LytR/AlgR family response regulator transcription factor yields the protein MKLIHTLKQPYTYYYNQKDLPLETLIVFTFFFFFTYLFEPFNVNSSEHVFNFFFICSIHGLVAAFLFFIYFSINNLRPEEEKWNLGKEITHLIFLLLLVGFGNYLIRPIIYNNPDNISIFYLWEEILHTWLVGILLILFIIPLNFIRLYKSNSKKAAKLGASPFEHTITSKTFRIHTQTQIDTFDLNVEKLMFAKAEGNYVEFVLEGEDLQLTKEVKRISLKELEDQLKNCSWIVKTHRSYLLNLNKIEKISGNAQGYSILLNNTDIQIPVSRSNLKKFNVVYNQFKYQ from the coding sequence ATGAAATTAATTCATACCTTAAAGCAGCCATATACCTATTATTACAACCAAAAGGACCTTCCATTAGAAACTCTAATTGTTTTTACATTTTTCTTTTTTTTTACCTATTTATTTGAGCCTTTTAATGTCAACTCTTCTGAACATGTATTCAATTTCTTTTTTATATGTTCAATTCATGGGTTAGTTGCTGCATTCCTATTCTTTATATACTTCTCTATAAATAATTTAAGACCTGAAGAAGAAAAATGGAATTTGGGAAAAGAAATTACTCATCTCATATTTCTTTTGCTATTAGTTGGATTTGGCAATTATCTAATCAGGCCTATTATTTATAATAATCCTGATAATATTTCCATATTTTATTTATGGGAAGAAATATTACATACCTGGTTAGTAGGAATATTATTGATTCTCTTTATAATCCCATTAAACTTTATCAGATTATATAAAAGTAATTCAAAGAAAGCTGCCAAATTAGGAGCTTCGCCCTTTGAGCATACTATCACCTCAAAAACTTTCAGGATTCACACCCAAACACAAATAGACACCTTCGATTTAAATGTTGAAAAATTAATGTTTGCAAAAGCAGAAGGGAATTATGTAGAATTTGTTTTGGAAGGAGAAGACCTCCAATTAACAAAAGAAGTAAAAAGAATTAGTTTAAAAGAACTAGAAGACCAATTAAAAAATTGTAGTTGGATCGTTAAAACTCATCGTTCGTATCTTCTAAATCTTAATAAGATTGAGAAAATTTCTGGAAATGCGCAAGGTTATTCTATTCTACTTAATAATACAGATATTCAAATACCGGTCTCCCGAAGTAATTTAAAAAAATTCAACGTCGTCTATAACCAGTTTAAGTATCAATAG
- a CDS encoding primase-helicase family protein, protein MKDPSSYIRVGTQYYKKVQIPTISGHTNHSLIPWTMETIRQDHGKTFLGQIPKYDGFTCIPDHLNFQSTYHTFYNTYAPLSHEPAEGSIKRSLEFIDHIFGTHSELGLDYLQLLFTRPTQILPILCLVSQERSTGKSTFLKWLKHIFQGNLTYLVNDDFSSQFNSDWTSKLLICIDEVLFNKEELTERIKYLSTTNYNKLEAKGKDKREVEFFGKFILCSNNEENFIKIDQHETRFWVLKVPKAKKEETEFLEKLRQEIPAFLYFLTRRQMHTTKKTRMWFTPEQIETKALRQLVYNNRSRVEKELASLLFTLMESDDAEEIKICPVDALHALGKSRVRTDLTQIRKILKKDWNLTNQPNSNRYLRFVIYGDGDINWREAKGRYFTINKMFLQQQFGDPKEAK, encoded by the coding sequence ATGAAAGATCCAAGTTCCTATATCCGGGTCGGTACCCAGTATTATAAAAAGGTACAAATACCTACCATTTCAGGTCATACTAATCATAGCTTGATTCCATGGACTATGGAAACCATTCGCCAGGATCATGGTAAAACCTTTCTGGGTCAGATTCCAAAATATGATGGCTTCACCTGTATTCCCGATCACTTAAATTTTCAATCCACCTACCATACTTTTTATAATACCTATGCTCCGCTTAGTCATGAGCCAGCCGAAGGCAGCATTAAACGATCCCTGGAATTCATAGATCACATCTTTGGGACTCACAGTGAACTCGGATTGGACTACCTGCAATTACTTTTTACCCGGCCTACTCAAATCCTTCCCATCTTGTGCCTGGTCTCCCAGGAACGCTCTACTGGAAAAAGCACCTTTTTAAAATGGCTGAAGCATATCTTTCAGGGGAACCTGACCTACTTAGTCAATGATGATTTCAGCAGCCAGTTCAATTCAGATTGGACTAGCAAATTACTGATCTGCATCGATGAAGTTTTATTTAATAAAGAGGAGCTGACCGAACGTATCAAATACCTAAGCACGACCAATTACAATAAGCTCGAAGCAAAAGGAAAGGATAAACGGGAAGTAGAGTTTTTTGGGAAGTTTATTCTCTGCAGTAACAACGAAGAAAACTTTATCAAGATCGATCAGCATGAAACCCGGTTTTGGGTGCTGAAGGTTCCAAAGGCTAAAAAGGAAGAAACAGAATTCCTCGAAAAGCTCCGCCAGGAGATCCCGGCCTTTCTTTATTTCCTTACTAGGCGACAAATGCATACTACAAAGAAAACACGCATGTGGTTTACGCCGGAACAAATTGAGACCAAAGCTTTACGACAGCTGGTTTATAATAATAGAAGCCGGGTAGAGAAGGAATTGGCAAGTCTGCTTTTCACTCTTATGGAGTCGGATGATGCTGAGGAGATTAAAATCTGCCCTGTGGATGCCTTACATGCACTGGGTAAATCCAGGGTACGTACGGATCTCACACAAATCCGGAAAATACTTAAAAAAGACTGGAACCTGACCAATCAGCCCAATTCCAACCGCTACCTCCGATTTGTGATCTACGGCGATGGAGATATCAACTGGAGAGAAGCTAAAGGACGTTATTTCACCATAAATAAAATGTTTTTACAGCAGCAGTTTGGAGACCCTAAGGAGGCAAAATGA
- the mbpA gene encoding mobilization protein MbpA, with amino-acid sequence MKREVIQIRCSIYEKKLLKKRAARAGISLSEYLRATAFKINIVERLTPEQLECYQMLVKYKNNFIRISNMFKKRDPQLAKNVEALAEEIRQHLYHFKR; translated from the coding sequence ATGAAACGGGAAGTCATCCAGATTCGATGCTCGATCTACGAGAAAAAGCTACTCAAAAAAAGAGCGGCCAGGGCCGGAATTTCCCTTTCAGAATATCTAAGAGCCACTGCCTTTAAAATTAATATTGTAGAAAGACTCACCCCGGAACAACTGGAATGCTACCAGATGCTGGTAAAGTATAAAAACAATTTTATACGAATCAGTAATATGTTTAAAAAGCGAGATCCTCAATTGGCTAAAAATGTGGAAGCGCTGGCCGAAGAAATACGACAACACCTCTACCATTTTAAAAGATGA
- a CDS encoding acyltransferase family protein — MRRYDLDWLRVIVFGLLIFYHIGMFFVPWDWHIKNNKLYPWLEIPMIFINQWRLPILFVISGMGTSYALAKRTGLQFIKERLKRLLIPLIFGILIIVPPQIYLERISKGQFSGSYLLFLRTMWNTGLYPHGNLSWHHLWFLPYLLCFSLLLTPIFIYLRSHRNNILVNYSKLVLRKSTGFFLFVFPLLLAEIFLKPQFPQTFFFINDWFTIGYNLLLFFYGFLFISVGEVFWKTVQRDRRKLLALAIISFTILLCVKIQMPNTVVIEPFISVINTGSWMLTLFGYASKYLNKSRQSLSYANRAVYPFYILHQTIIVVVAYFFQNLEWNLFTKFTLMVILTFGITFFIYDRIILKIEIIQPLFGIKGKARKEKKLKEIFSYLRNY; from the coding sequence ATGCGTAGATACGATTTAGATTGGCTTAGAGTAATTGTTTTCGGATTACTTATTTTTTATCATATAGGAATGTTTTTTGTGCCATGGGATTGGCATATTAAAAATAATAAATTATATCCCTGGTTAGAAATTCCAATGATTTTTATTAACCAATGGCGCTTGCCAATTTTATTTGTTATTTCTGGAATGGGAACCTCTTATGCTCTGGCAAAACGTACAGGTTTACAATTTATAAAGGAGAGGTTAAAGAGGTTATTAATTCCCTTAATATTTGGAATTCTAATAATTGTACCTCCCCAAATATATTTGGAAAGAATTTCGAAAGGCCAATTTTCTGGGAGCTATCTTCTATTTCTTCGTACCATGTGGAACACCGGACTCTATCCGCATGGGAATTTAAGCTGGCATCATTTATGGTTTCTGCCTTACCTTCTATGTTTCTCGCTATTATTGACTCCCATATTCATTTATCTAAGAAGCCATAGAAATAATATTTTGGTTAATTATTCAAAATTAGTTTTAAGGAAATCTACTGGATTTTTTTTGTTTGTTTTCCCATTACTTTTAGCGGAAATTTTTTTAAAACCGCAGTTTCCCCAGACCTTCTTTTTTATTAATGATTGGTTTACGATTGGATATAACTTGTTGTTGTTTTTTTATGGTTTTCTGTTTATATCAGTTGGAGAAGTTTTTTGGAAAACAGTTCAAAGAGATCGAAGAAAGCTTTTAGCCTTAGCAATTATCTCTTTTACAATATTACTTTGCGTTAAAATACAGATGCCTAACACTGTTGTTATAGAGCCATTTATCAGTGTCATTAATACAGGTAGTTGGATGTTGACCTTATTCGGTTATGCTTCGAAATACCTTAATAAATCACGACAGTCTCTATCTTATGCTAACAGAGCTGTATACCCGTTTTATATTTTACACCAAACTATAATCGTTGTAGTTGCATATTTCTTTCAAAATCTTGAATGGAACTTATTTACTAAATTCACTCTTATGGTAATTCTAACTTTTGGGATTACTTTTTTCATATACGACAGGATTATATTGAAGATTGAAATTATTCAACCTTTATTTGGAATTAAAGGAAAGGCTCGAAAGGAAAAAAAATTAAAAGAGATTTTTAGTTATTTACGAAATTATTAA
- a CDS encoding IS481 family transposase, with translation MNTETKVIKSKVGLLQLAEQLGNVSQACKLFGYSRDSFYRFKDLYDQGGELALRELNRRKPNLKKRIEEEVEKAVVQIAFDYPAFGQLRASNELKKKGVFISPAGVRCVWLRNDLETFKKRLKYLEARMSQDGLVLTESQLTALEKAKEEKKAHGEIETHHPGYLRAQDTYYVGTIKGVGRIYQQTFIDTYCKVAHAKLYDRKNALVAADMLNDRVLPFYEEQELRLLRILTDRGTEFCGHREHHEYQLYLAIEDIDHTKTKAKSPQTNGICERFHRTIQDEFYAIAFRKKIYASIEEIQADLDVWLEYYNNERTHSGKHCFGKTPMQTLLDSKHLADEKMLDLQSENFVPLIEAGKAETGSGGDQPVRNNLSDDWNGQGAPNEPLNQNYSKSQNA, from the coding sequence ATGAATACAGAAACAAAGGTAATTAAATCTAAGGTAGGTTTATTACAACTCGCAGAACAATTAGGGAACGTATCCCAGGCCTGTAAACTTTTCGGATATAGCAGGGACAGCTTCTATCGTTTTAAAGATCTTTACGATCAGGGAGGAGAACTAGCATTACGAGAACTGAACCGAAGAAAGCCTAATCTAAAGAAAAGAATTGAAGAAGAGGTAGAAAAGGCAGTAGTACAGATTGCTTTTGATTATCCTGCCTTTGGGCAACTTCGAGCTTCAAATGAACTGAAGAAGAAAGGTGTTTTTATTTCACCGGCAGGTGTGAGATGTGTTTGGCTGCGCAATGACCTGGAAACTTTTAAAAAGAGATTAAAGTATTTAGAAGCCAGGATGTCTCAAGATGGATTGGTTCTCACAGAATCTCAGCTTACTGCCCTGGAAAAGGCTAAGGAAGAAAAGAAAGCTCACGGAGAGATAGAAACTCATCATCCCGGTTATCTTAGGGCCCAGGATACCTATTATGTGGGAACCATCAAAGGAGTTGGAAGGATCTATCAGCAGACTTTTATTGATACCTATTGCAAGGTTGCTCACGCTAAACTTTATGATCGTAAAAATGCTTTGGTGGCTGCAGATATGCTAAATGACCGGGTACTGCCCTTCTATGAAGAGCAAGAACTACGACTTTTGAGGATCCTAACAGATAGGGGCACCGAATTCTGTGGTCATAGAGAGCATCACGAGTATCAGCTTTACCTGGCTATTGAAGATATAGACCATACAAAAACTAAGGCTAAAAGCCCACAGACCAATGGAATCTGTGAACGCTTCCACAGAACAATCCAGGACGAGTTCTACGCCATTGCATTTAGGAAAAAGATCTATGCTTCCATTGAGGAAATACAGGCAGATCTGGATGTTTGGTTAGAATACTACAACAATGAAAGAACCCATTCTGGAAAACATTGTTTTGGAAAAACTCCGATGCAAACATTGCTTGATAGTAAACATTTGGCTGATGAAAAAATGCTGGATTTACAATCCGAAAACTTCGTACCTTTAATAGAGGCAGGTAAAGCGGAAACAGGCTCTGGTGGAGATCAACCTGTCAGGAATAACCTGTCTGATGACTGGAATGGTCAAGGGGCTCCAAACGAGCCCCTAAATCAGAATTATTCCAAGAGTCAAAATGCCTAA
- a CDS encoding DUF2971 domain-containing protein, producing MNDFINPLDEYLIPMFPPNTFRFRSPGRNTLDELENNYVFFQTRTKLNDELDSNPEFVELNDGIYEVNELRSTLNQYVPNSITKDYIAKLTDKDLMVFAKAKVKPYIENTGIACFTMYPMNYKLWAEYSKNDKGLCLHFDMNEDKHFFDGWRPITYVNELKKQVFNAITDDEHITELFFKKTKKWSYEKELRVLKDKIGQVKFKPIALKNILIGHKADNDFIDQVIDVVKRKYPQIKVYQRIKRDPELHLSYGLLYE from the coding sequence ATGAATGATTTTATAAATCCTTTGGATGAATATCTGATTCCAATGTTTCCGCCCAATACGTTCCGTTTTCGTTCACCTGGCAGAAATACTTTGGATGAACTTGAAAATAATTATGTGTTTTTTCAAACCCGCACGAAGCTTAATGATGAGCTGGACTCAAACCCAGAATTTGTTGAGTTAAATGATGGCATTTATGAAGTTAATGAGCTTCGGAGCACCTTAAATCAATATGTACCAAATTCCATCACCAAAGACTACATAGCAAAATTGACCGATAAGGATTTAATGGTTTTCGCGAAAGCGAAAGTAAAACCCTATATAGAAAATACTGGCATAGCCTGCTTTACAATGTACCCAATGAATTATAAGCTATGGGCAGAATATTCCAAAAACGATAAGGGCTTATGCCTGCATTTTGATATGAATGAAGACAAACATTTTTTTGATGGCTGGCGACCAATTACCTATGTAAATGAATTAAAAAAGCAAGTGTTTAATGCCATTACAGACGATGAACACATTACTGAGCTCTTTTTCAAGAAAACAAAAAAATGGTCTTACGAGAAAGAACTTAGGGTTCTGAAGGACAAAATCGGCCAAGTCAAGTTTAAACCAATAGCTTTGAAAAATATCCTTATTGGTCACAAAGCCGATAACGATTTTATTGACCAAGTAATTGATGTCGTAAAAAGGAAATATCCTCAAATTAAGGTGTATCAACGCATTAAAAGAGATCCTGAATTACATCTTTCTTATGGTCTTTTATACGAGTAA